A single window of Kitasatospora sp. HUAS MG31 DNA harbors:
- a CDS encoding MarR family winged helix-turn-helix transcriptional regulator, translated as MEGKPRPEATPEQALYSMDRMIALAQFGQQDIASRLGLNVTDLTCLGFVIEAALAGESLLAGDLAERAHLTTGAVTGVLNRLEKAGYVRRESDPADRRRVRVVIEESAQARALAVYGPFYERIGALFADYTPDEIAVITDWFTRAKAALQTSLDEIRDELP; from the coding sequence GTGGAGGGCAAGCCGCGCCCCGAGGCCACCCCCGAGCAGGCGCTGTATTCGATGGACCGGATGATCGCGCTGGCCCAGTTCGGCCAGCAGGACATCGCCTCGCGGCTCGGGTTGAACGTGACCGACCTGACCTGCCTCGGGTTCGTCATCGAGGCGGCGCTGGCCGGGGAGTCCCTGCTGGCGGGCGATCTCGCCGAGCGTGCGCACCTCACCACCGGCGCGGTCACCGGTGTGCTCAACCGCCTGGAGAAGGCCGGGTACGTCCGCCGCGAGTCGGACCCCGCCGACCGCCGCCGGGTGCGGGTGGTGATCGAGGAGTCCGCGCAGGCCCGGGCCCTCGCGGTGTACGGGCCGTTCTACGAGCGGATCGGCGCGCTGTTCGCGGACTACACGCCGGACGAGATCGCCGTCATCACCGACTGGTTCACCCGCGCCAAGGCCGCGCTGCAGACCTCGCTGGACGAGATCCGCGACGAGCTGCCGTGA
- the proC gene encoding pyrroline-5-carboxylate reductase, with product MTSSGTGQKIAFLGTGKIGEALLSGLLRAGKDPADVMVTARRPERAEELTAKYGVTAVSNADAAKLADTLILAVKPQDMGVLLDELAPQIAADRLVISAAAGIPTSWFESRLAAGTPVVRVMPNTPVLVDEGMSVISGGSHAAEAHLERTEEIFRSVGKALRVPESQQDAATALSGSGPAYFYFLVEAMIDAGILLGLPRHVAHELIVQSAIGASIMLRDSGEHPVKLREAVTSPAGTTIAAIRELENHGVRAALLGALEAARDRSRELASGGK from the coding sequence ATGACCAGCAGCGGGACCGGACAGAAGATCGCCTTCCTCGGCACCGGCAAGATCGGCGAGGCCCTCCTCTCCGGCCTGCTCCGGGCCGGCAAGGACCCGGCCGACGTCATGGTCACCGCCCGCCGCCCCGAACGCGCCGAGGAACTCACCGCCAAGTACGGCGTCACCGCCGTCTCCAACGCGGACGCCGCCAAGCTCGCCGACACCCTGATCCTCGCCGTGAAGCCGCAGGACATGGGCGTGCTGCTCGACGAACTCGCCCCGCAGATCGCCGCCGACCGGCTGGTCATCTCGGCGGCGGCCGGCATCCCGACCTCCTGGTTCGAGTCCCGGCTGGCCGCCGGGACGCCGGTGGTCCGCGTCATGCCCAACACCCCGGTCCTGGTCGACGAGGGCATGAGCGTCATCTCCGGCGGGTCGCACGCCGCCGAGGCGCACCTCGAACGAACCGAGGAGATCTTCCGCTCGGTCGGGAAGGCCCTGCGGGTGCCCGAGTCCCAGCAGGACGCCGCCACCGCCCTCTCCGGCTCCGGGCCGGCGTACTTCTACTTCCTGGTCGAGGCCATGATCGACGCGGGGATCCTGCTCGGCCTGCCGCGGCACGTGGCCCACGAGCTGATCGTCCAGTCCGCGATCGGTGCCTCGATCATGCTCCGCGACTCCGGCGAGCACCCGGTCAAGCTCCGCGAGGCCGTGACCTCGCCGGCCGGCACCACCATCGCCGCCATCCGCGAACTGGAGAACCACGGCGTCCGGGCCGCCCTCCTCGGCGCGCTCGAAGCCGCCCGCGACCGCTCCCGCGAACTCGCCTCCGGCGGCAAGTAG
- a CDS encoding acetoin utilization protein AcuC, whose protein sequence is MPDAERDTPCGLHLFWDEAETSYDFGPGHPMDPTRLALTMRLVEAFGLTSAPGVTLRSAPAAGDSTLRLVHSAAYVEAVRRVAAEPDRPDLRHGLGTDDTWAFPAIHAASALIAGQSVAAAEAVWRGEAAHAVNFAGGLHHAMPDRASGFCVYNDPALAIARLLELGAERVAYVDVDVHHGDGVQQAFWNDPRVLTISLHESPATLFPQTGWATETGGPDAPGSAANLPLPAGTGDAGWLRAFHALVPELLAAFRPQVLVSQHGADTHVEDPLAHLAVSLDAQRAVAESLHDLAHRYADGRWIATGGGGYAVVDVVPRTWTHLVGIAAGRPVDPAALTPEPWRAEVHRLTRQQPPLRMTDGVTPDWRDFHDHGYDPGDRLDQAILAARRAVLPHHGLLP, encoded by the coding sequence ATGCCCGACGCCGAGCGTGACACCCCCTGCGGCCTGCACCTCTTCTGGGACGAGGCCGAGACCTCGTACGACTTCGGTCCGGGCCACCCGATGGACCCGACACGGCTCGCCCTCACCATGCGCCTGGTGGAGGCGTTCGGACTCACCTCCGCCCCCGGGGTCACCCTCCGCTCGGCCCCCGCCGCCGGCGACTCCACCCTCCGGCTGGTGCACAGCGCCGCGTACGTCGAGGCGGTGCGGCGGGTGGCCGCCGAACCGGACCGGCCGGACCTGCGGCACGGCCTCGGCACCGACGACACCTGGGCGTTCCCCGCGATACACGCCGCCTCCGCGCTGATCGCCGGTCAGAGCGTGGCCGCCGCCGAGGCGGTGTGGCGCGGCGAGGCGGCACATGCCGTCAACTTCGCCGGCGGCCTGCACCACGCGATGCCCGACCGGGCGTCCGGCTTCTGCGTGTACAACGACCCCGCGCTGGCCATCGCCCGGCTGCTGGAACTCGGCGCCGAGCGGGTCGCCTACGTGGACGTGGACGTCCACCACGGCGACGGCGTCCAGCAGGCGTTCTGGAACGACCCCCGGGTGCTCACGATCTCGCTCCACGAGTCCCCGGCCACGCTCTTCCCGCAGACCGGCTGGGCCACCGAGACCGGCGGCCCCGACGCGCCCGGCAGCGCAGCCAACCTGCCGCTGCCCGCCGGCACCGGCGACGCCGGCTGGCTGCGCGCCTTCCACGCCCTGGTGCCCGAGCTGCTCGCGGCGTTCCGCCCGCAGGTGCTGGTCAGTCAGCACGGCGCCGACACCCACGTCGAGGACCCGCTGGCCCACCTCGCGGTCAGCCTGGACGCCCAGCGCGCGGTCGCCGAGTCCCTGCACGACCTGGCCCACCGGTACGCCGACGGCCGCTGGATCGCCACCGGCGGCGGCGGGTACGCCGTGGTGGACGTGGTGCCGCGGACCTGGACCCATCTGGTGGGCATCGCCGCCGGCCGGCCCGTCGACCCGGCGGCCCTCACCCCCGAGCCGTGGCGCGCCGAGGTGCACCGGCTCACCCGGCAGCAGCCGCCGCTGCGGATGACCGACGGGGTCACCCCCGACTGGCGGGACTTCCACGACCACGGCTACGACCCCGGCGACCGCCTCGACCAGGCGATCCTCGCCGCCCGCCGGGCCGTCCTCCCCCACCACGGCCTGCTCCCGTGA
- a CDS encoding MFS transporter — translation MFLAAVPVLAGVGSIGSERLVRRTSARAVLRVVQPAVCLTLAAAGLGDGLWQLALALGVFGLLVGALDASMNMLGVGLQHRYGRSIMIGFHAAFSLGAIVGAALAGIGAHYRLGLPVLFGGAAAVLVPAALLAGTRFAGPAEIGDAVQEAARAAERSIPWRPLLPLCLAMAAAYIADASVSNYSVKYLTDALASPEDVAKLSYLGYMVAMLLGRMLGDAAVQRWGAVPVVRTGAVLAALGFVVAAAAPEAVTGIAGFTLLGLGICAIIPQVFAAGGRLFPADSDAAVARLNLFNYAGFLVGSPLVGALAGAGSYRVALLAPTALILLVLPLARHFAPAPAKAL, via the coding sequence GTGTTCCTGGCGGCGGTCCCGGTGCTGGCCGGGGTGGGGTCGATCGGGTCCGAGCGGCTGGTGAGGCGGACCAGCGCGCGGGCGGTGCTGCGGGTGGTCCAGCCGGCCGTCTGCCTCACCCTGGCGGCCGCCGGACTCGGCGACGGGCTGTGGCAACTGGCGCTGGCTCTGGGCGTGTTCGGCCTGCTGGTCGGGGCGCTGGACGCCTCGATGAACATGCTCGGCGTCGGCCTCCAGCACCGGTACGGGCGCAGCATCATGATCGGGTTCCATGCCGCGTTCAGCCTCGGCGCGATCGTCGGTGCGGCGCTGGCCGGGATCGGGGCGCACTACCGGCTCGGCTTGCCGGTGCTGTTCGGCGGCGCGGCGGCGGTGCTGGTCCCGGCGGCGCTGCTGGCGGGCACCCGGTTCGCCGGGCCGGCCGAGATCGGGGACGCCGTCCAGGAGGCGGCCCGGGCGGCGGAGCGCTCGATCCCGTGGCGGCCGCTGCTGCCGCTGTGCCTGGCGATGGCCGCGGCGTACATCGCGGACGCGTCGGTCTCCAACTACAGCGTGAAGTACCTGACGGACGCGCTGGCCAGCCCCGAGGACGTGGCCAAGCTGTCCTACCTGGGGTACATGGTCGCGATGCTGCTCGGCCGGATGCTCGGGGACGCGGCGGTGCAGCGCTGGGGCGCGGTGCCGGTGGTCCGGACCGGGGCGGTGCTGGCGGCGCTCGGGTTCGTGGTCGCGGCGGCGGCGCCGGAGGCGGTCACCGGGATCGCCGGGTTCACCCTGCTGGGGCTCGGGATCTGCGCGATCATCCCGCAGGTGTTCGCCGCCGGCGGCCGGCTCTTCCCGGCCGACTCCGACGCCGCGGTCGCCCGGCTCAACCTCTTCAACTACGCGGGCTTCCTGGTGGGTTCGCCGCTGGTCGGCGCGCTGGCCGGGGCCGGCTCGTACCGGGTGGCGCTGCTCGCCCCGACCGCGCTGATCCTGCTGGTCCTCCCGCTCGCCCGGCACTTCGCCCCGGCCCCGGCGAAGGCGCTCTGA
- a CDS encoding HAD family hydrolase, translating into MTYDLVIFDNDGVLVDSEPISNRVLAEYLTELGHPTTTEDSYRDFMGCAAHTVHDVIADRYGAKLPEGFDELFHGRVFAAFEAELTPVRGADRLLRDLGRDGVRYCVASSAHHAWIRTAHRLTGLAGHFPEDLVFSAQDVGVGKPAPDLFLHAARTMGVDPARCLVLEDSPNGVLAARAAGMDVYGYAALTPPARLTAAGATGLITDLAEVPALLAG; encoded by the coding sequence GTGACGTACGACCTGGTGATCTTCGACAACGACGGTGTGCTCGTGGACAGCGAGCCGATATCGAACCGGGTCCTGGCCGAGTACCTGACGGAGCTCGGCCACCCCACCACCACCGAGGACTCGTACCGGGACTTCATGGGCTGTGCCGCCCACACCGTGCACGACGTGATCGCCGACCGCTACGGCGCGAAGCTCCCCGAGGGCTTCGACGAACTGTTCCACGGCCGGGTGTTCGCCGCCTTCGAGGCGGAACTGACGCCCGTCCGCGGCGCCGACCGGCTGCTCCGGGACCTCGGCCGGGACGGCGTCCGGTACTGCGTGGCCTCCTCCGCGCACCACGCGTGGATCCGCACCGCGCACCGCCTCACCGGCCTGGCCGGCCACTTCCCGGAGGACCTGGTCTTCAGCGCGCAGGACGTCGGCGTGGGCAAGCCCGCCCCCGACCTGTTCCTGCACGCGGCGCGGACGATGGGCGTGGACCCCGCCCGCTGCCTGGTGCTGGAGGACAGCCCCAACGGCGTGCTGGCGGCCCGGGCGGCCGGGATGGACGTGTACGGCTACGCGGCCCTCACCCCGCCCGCCAGGCTGACCGCCGCCGGCGCCACCGGCCTGATCACCGACCTCGCCGAGGTGCCCGCCCTGCTGGCCGGCTGA
- a CDS encoding EamA/RhaT family transporter, with product MDDRNTPTPQPAGAPRPEPIRWFGTSWVEHDDGYWARRVLVALGALAATAAGALVLRFAVSGVQLSDAGGLVDGLLIAAIGICTCLAAVRTWKLLSEGRDSLSGWMAEERSLGAVWLIGFAGALAAYFLRSLTEAPGEAVHRAAYRAATERYERRGGGGPGLGTRRRRG from the coding sequence GTGGACGACCGGAACACCCCGACCCCCCAGCCTGCCGGCGCACCCCGGCCGGAGCCGATCCGCTGGTTCGGCACCAGCTGGGTGGAGCACGACGACGGCTACTGGGCGCGGCGGGTGCTGGTCGCGCTCGGCGCGCTGGCCGCCACCGCCGCCGGTGCGCTGGTGCTGCGCTTCGCCGTCTCCGGCGTCCAGCTCTCCGACGCCGGCGGGCTGGTCGACGGCCTGCTGATCGCGGCCATCGGCATCTGCACCTGCCTGGCCGCCGTCCGTACCTGGAAGCTGCTCTCCGAGGGCCGCGACTCGCTCAGCGGCTGGATGGCCGAGGAGCGCTCGCTCGGCGCCGTCTGGCTGATCGGCTTCGCCGGCGCGCTGGCCGCGTACTTCCTCCGCAGCCTGACCGAGGCGCCGGGCGAGGCCGTCCACCGCGCCGCGTACCGGGCCGCCACCGAGCGGTACGAGCGCCGCGGCGGTGGCGGTCCCGGCCTCGGCACCCGCAGGCGCCGCGGCTGA